The stretch of DNA CTCGACGCCTTGCAGCGAGGGGAAATCACGGATTTGGAGATCGAACAGACAAAAGCGCTGCTGACGAACAGCGTCAAGAGCACGTTCGACTCGGCAAGGGGACAGATCGAAGTGTTTGATCAGTACAAAGAATTGAATGATGATTTCACTGCCGATTTCCTCATCTCCGGCTGGGAGGCCGTCACAAAAGACGATATTCAAAAAATGGCATCCGAAATCACGTTGGAAATCGTGTATCTGCTGTCCGGCAAGGAGGCCGCTTGACGATGAAGAAAATACAATTCGATGCACTTCAAGAAACGTTATATAATGAAAAGCTGGATAATGGACTGGATGTCTATGTTCTCCCGAAAAAAGGGTTTTCCAAAACGTTCGTGACGTTCACGACGAAATACGGTTCGATCGACCGGACGTTCATTCCGCGCGGAGGCACGGAGGAAATTACTGTTCCGGATGGAATTGCCCATTTCCTTGAGCATAAGATGTTCGAAAAAGAGGACGGGGACGTATTTCAGAAATTCAGCGTCCACGGCGCGTCCGCTAATGCGTTCACTTCCTTTACAAGAACTTCTTATCTATTTTCCGCTACCGATAAATTGTACGAGAACGCGGAAGTCCTCCTCGATTTCGTCCAGGATCCGTATTTCACGGAAAAAACGGTCGAGAAGGAGAAGGGTATCATTGCCCAGGAAATAACGATGTACGATGATCTTCCTGATTGGCGTCTCTACTATGGAACGATTGAAAACTTGATGCACGAGCATCCTGTGAGAATCGATATCGCGGGGACAGTAGAATCGATCCAAGATATTACAGCTGAACATCTGTACACTTGCTATGAGACGTTCTATCACCCATCCAATATGGTGTTTTTTGTCGTAGGCGCAGTCGATCCAGCAGAAATGATCGATTTTGTGAAGAAGAACCAAGCGGCAAAAACGTTCAAGGAGCCGGAAACGATCGTCCGCCGCTTCCCGGAAGAACCGCCGGCAGCAGCGACCACCGATAGCAAGTTGGAGATGGATGTATTGAAACCGAAGTTGAATATCGGGATGAAATGCAACAAGACCGATGTTCAAGGAGAAGAGATGCTCATCCAGGAGTTGTCCTCCAATCTCGTACTGGACATTCTCTTTGGCAGATCGTCCGAATTCTATACGAAAGCGTACAACGAAGGGATCATTGATGAGTCGTTCAACTATGATTTCTCGTTGGAGGAAGGCTTCGGCTTTGCGATGGTCGGCTCCGA from Bacillus sp. OxB-1 encodes:
- the yfmH gene encoding EF-P 5-aminopentanol modification-associated protein YfmH, producing the protein MKKIQFDALQETLYNEKLDNGLDVYVLPKKGFSKTFVTFTTKYGSIDRTFIPRGGTEEITVPDGIAHFLEHKMFEKEDGDVFQKFSVHGASANAFTSFTRTSYLFSATDKLYENAEVLLDFVQDPYFTEKTVEKEKGIIAQEITMYDDLPDWRLYYGTIENLMHEHPVRIDIAGTVESIQDITAEHLYTCYETFYHPSNMVFFVVGAVDPAEMIDFVKKNQAAKTFKEPETIVRRFPEEPPAAATTDSKLEMDVLKPKLNIGMKCNKTDVQGEEMLIQELSSNLVLDILFGRSSEFYTKAYNEGIIDESFNYDFSLEEGFGFAMVGSDTEEPEKLEALIRETIDGAVASWPVTDDDLNRMRKKRIGQFMRSLNSPEYIANQFTRYAFNGMNLFDVVPTLEKLTVEDLQNAFQTFSDESGRTVFTIVPSDTAQ